A window from Cryptomeria japonica chromosome 1, Sugi_1.0, whole genome shotgun sequence encodes these proteins:
- the LOC131066518 gene encoding membrane protein PM19L, with the protein MAKEMMKSVALFILLLNLCMYIIVCATAGWALNKAIEHEIITGLETPLPNPYWAVYFPMGNAATGFFIIFALIAGVVGCASCLSGLHHLRSWTENGSASAVSAALTAWGLTLLAMGLAGKEIDLHGRNSRLKTVESFVIILSATQLLYILALTRINTSVSPY; encoded by the exons ATGGCCAAGGAAATGATGAAGTCAGTTGCGCtgtttattcttcttttgaacttGTGCATGTATATAATTGTTTGTGCAACTGCTGGGTGGGCACTTAACAAGGCAATCGAGCATGAAATCATCACAG GGCTGGAAACTCCACTGCCAAACCCATACTGGGCAGTCTACTTTCCAATGGGAAATGCGGCCACTGGATTCTTCATAATCTTTGCGTTGATAGCAGGAGTGGTGGGATGTGCTTCGTGCCTTTCTGGGCTTCACCACTTGCGGTCTTGGACAGAAAATGGCTCGGCCTCTGCTGTCTCTGCTGCTCTCACAGCCTGGGGCCTCACGCTCTTGGCCATGGG ATTAGCTGGCAAGGAAATCGACTTACACGGTAGAAACTCCCGTCTG AAAACGGTGGAGTCATTTGTGATAATTCTATCTGCCACGCAACTGTTGTATATACTCGCACTCACTCGCATTAACACCTCTGTGAGCCCGTATTAA